One Dama dama isolate Ldn47 chromosome 16, ASM3311817v1, whole genome shotgun sequence DNA window includes the following coding sequences:
- the LOC133071379 gene encoding salivary lipocalin-like, with protein MKLLLLLCLGLTLVCAQEGNSDVVRSNFDIPKIAGEWYSILLASDHREKIEENGSMRVFVEHIDVLENSSLSFKFHTKVNGVCTELPLVSDSTGEDGVYTVSYDGKNIFRILEVNYSHHIIFYLENFSDSYKLLELYAREPDTSPELKHKFVEICQKYGVVKENVIDLTQEDRCFQARGSGVA; from the exons atgaagctgctgctgctgctgtgtctgGGGCTGACCCTAGTCTGTGCCCAGGAGGGAAATTCTGATGTTGTGAGAAGCAACTTTGATATTCCAAAG atTGCAGGGGAGTGGTATTCCATTCTCTTGGCCTCAGACCACAGGGAAAAGATAGAAGAAAATGGTAGCATGAGAGTTTTTGTGGAACACATCGATGTCTTGGAAAATTCTTCATTGTCATTTAAATTTCATACAAA GGTAAACGGAGTGTGTACTGAGCTTCCTTTGGTTTCTGACAGCACAGGAGAGGATGGCGTATACACTGTTAGCT atgatggaaaaaatatatttcgCATACTTGAAGTGAACTATAGTCAccatattattttttatcttgagAACTTCAGCGACTCGTACAAACTGCTAGAGCTCTACG CCCGAGAACCAGATACGAGCCCAGAACTCAAGCacaagtttgtggaaatttgccAGAAGTATGGAGTTGTTAAGGAAAACGTGATTGACCTGACCCAAGAGG ATCGCTGCTTCCAGGCGCGAGGGAGTGGAGTGGCCTAG